A region of Malaciobacter marinus DNA encodes the following proteins:
- a CDS encoding HNH endonuclease signature motif containing protein, translating into MSNNILFENFIKYGIDEELSKKLVGLGLTVSKCKVLSQNDLKNKYKLNENEISIVKTSTKRQPIDEKVVDILLKNSNYICNVCKGEKSHSFIIHHIEEYEKSQDNSYDNLIVLCPSDHDLAHKQGVSLTNKISKPQLRKLKTEWEEEVRKKNEIKASENINIRDEVVDFVNIQRLEELALLTFKEIPDTYVTPSLKNKKILNNDGLFDEEYVRKNLSSSPMLFSYINAGEGIHYLELLRKIAKKKNFIDIRSFFKIRSINKKQINGQYVFFTGGFYSRSVGLSLKGNEPLVIFHYKKQNIRIECKIDSQYALSQSALGRLGVKTVYSIYGVVKNTFKDKDNIWVISISPYIVGFPDEYSRIGSFYSNYEFDEEPFFEDIELENSSFDIDEWLQEIKEKS; encoded by the coding sequence ATGAGTAATAATATATTATTTGAAAACTTTATTAAATATGGTATTGATGAAGAATTATCAAAAAAATTAGTAGGTTTAGGTTTGACAGTTTCTAAATGTAAAGTGTTATCCCAGAATGATTTAAAAAATAAGTATAAACTAAATGAAAATGAAATATCTATAGTAAAAACTTCTACAAAAAGACAACCTATTGATGAAAAAGTTGTTGATATACTATTAAAAAATAGCAATTATATATGTAATGTATGTAAAGGTGAAAAAAGTCATAGCTTTATAATTCATCATATTGAGGAGTATGAAAAATCACAAGATAACTCATATGATAATTTAATAGTATTATGTCCATCTGATCATGATCTTGCTCATAAACAAGGTGTTTCGTTAACAAATAAAATTTCAAAACCACAATTAAGAAAATTAAAAACTGAGTGGGAAGAAGAAGTTAGAAAAAAAAACGAGATAAAAGCAAGTGAGAATATTAATATTAGAGATGAAGTAGTAGATTTCGTCAATATTCAAAGGTTAGAAGAACTAGCTTTATTAACTTTTAAAGAAATACCAGATACTTATGTAACTCCTTCTTTAAAAAATAAAAAAATTTTGAATAATGATGGTCTTTTTGATGAAGAATATGTAAGAAAAAATCTTTCATCTTCTCCTATGCTATTTAGTTATATCAACGCAGGAGAAGGTATTCATTATTTAGAGTTATTAAGGAAAATAGCGAAGAAAAAGAATTTTATTGATATAAGAAGTTTTTTTAAAATACGTTCAATAAATAAAAAACAGATAAATGGTCAATATGTTTTTTTTACAGGAGGTTTTTATAGCCGTTCTGTAGGATTATCTTTAAAAGGCAATGAACCATTAGTTATTTTTCATTATAAAAAGCAAAATATTAGAATTGAATGTAAAATAGATTCACAATATGCACTATCTCAATCAGCATTGGGAAGGTTAGGGGTAAAAACAGTTTATTCTATTTATGGTGTTGTTAAAAATACATTTAAAGATAAAGATAATATTTGGGTAATATCTATCAGTCCTTATATAGTTGGATTTCCTGACGAATATTCTCGTATAGGTTCATTTTATTCTAATTATGAATTTGATGAAGAGCCATTTTTTGAAGATATTGAATTAGAAAACTCAAGTTTTGATATCGATGAATGGCTTCAAGAAATTAAAGAAAAATCTTAA
- a CDS encoding DUF2779 domain-containing protein — protein sequence MNLSKSLYTKGIQCPKALWLKKYKPSVLTPPDEQAQAIFETGNIVGDLACELFPDGREVSYTTNYDEMISTTKEWMEKGVSNIYEATFSYEGILIMVDILKVESDGVSIYEVKSSTEVKDIYLHDVSIQYYVLQNLGFSIKNASVVHINNEYVRGEFLELDKLFKIVDVTSEVQSLQSNIPSILKEFETYLEDKVNEPDIDIGKHCNKPYECDAKNYCWKVQRNIPEYSIFNIFNLGSKKQIELYNQGIIDIEDIPEDFDMTANQKQAVANYKSKASYIDKENIKAFLQNLTYPIYHLDFETYQQAIPQYKGIKPFEQIPFQYSLHIEYEDGTLEHKEYLSKDSVDSRYELALKLCEDIPSDVTVLAYNMSFEKGVIKRLANLFPDLSTHLLAINENMQDLMVPFQKKWYVTPSMQGSYSIKYVLPALVPEFEKAYKELEGVQNGSQAMNAFANLSKLDEVSKEKMRISLLEYCKLDTLAMVKILDKLKET from the coding sequence ATGAACCTATCTAAATCCCTCTACACAAAAGGTATCCAATGCCCAAAAGCACTTTGGCTTAAAAAATATAAGCCAAGTGTTTTAACACCACCAGATGAACAAGCACAGGCTATATTTGAAACAGGAAATATAGTAGGAGATTTAGCTTGCGAGCTTTTCCCTGATGGTAGAGAAGTTTCATACACTACAAACTATGATGAGATGATATCTACTACAAAAGAGTGGATGGAAAAGGGTGTATCAAATATCTATGAAGCTACTTTTAGTTATGAGGGTATACTTATCATGGTAGATATTTTAAAAGTAGAAAGTGATGGCGTATCTATCTATGAGGTTAAAAGTTCCACGGAGGTAAAAGATATATATCTTCATGATGTATCTATTCAGTATTATGTACTTCAAAACTTAGGCTTTAGTATAAAAAATGCAAGTGTAGTACATATAAACAATGAGTATGTAAGAGGTGAGTTTTTAGAGTTAGACAAGCTTTTTAAGATAGTTGATGTCACAAGTGAAGTGCAAAGTTTACAGTCAAATATTCCAAGCATATTAAAAGAGTTTGAAACTTACCTAGAAGACAAAGTAAATGAGCCAGATATAGATATAGGGAAACATTGTAATAAACCTTATGAGTGTGATGCCAAAAACTATTGTTGGAAAGTTCAAAGAAATATACCTGAGTACTCTATCTTTAATATTTTCAATCTAGGAAGTAAAAAGCAAATAGAATTATACAATCAAGGTATTATAGATATAGAAGATATCCCTGAAGATTTTGATATGACTGCAAACCAAAAACAAGCAGTAGCAAACTACAAATCAAAAGCAAGTTATATAGACAAAGAAAATATCAAAGCCTTTTTACAAAACCTTACATACCCAATCTATCACTTAGACTTTGAAACCTACCAACAAGCCATACCACAATATAAAGGTATAAAACCCTTCGAGCAAATCCCTTTTCAATACTCACTTCATATTGAGTATGAAGATGGCACTTTGGAGCATAAAGAGTATTTGAGTAAAGATAGCGTAGATAGTAGATATGAGTTAGCGTTAAAACTATGTGAAGATATCCCAAGTGATGTTACAGTATTAGCTTACAATATGAGTTTTGAAAAAGGTGTGATAAAAAGACTTGCCAACCTTTTCCCAGATCTAAGTACTCACTTATTAGCCATAAATGAAAATATGCAAGACCTAATGGTACCTTTCCAAAAGAAATGGTATGTAACACCAAGTATGCAAGGAAGCTACTCTATCAAGTATGTATTGCCAGCACTTGTACCAGAGTTTGAAAAAGCCTACAAAGAGTTAGAAGGTGTACAAAATGGAAGCCAAGCTATGAATGCTTTTGCAAATCTTAGTAAACTAGATGAGGTAAGTAAAGAGAAGATGAGAATTTCACTTTTAGAGTATTGTAAACTTGATACTTTAGCTATGGTGAAGATATTAGATAAATTAAAGGAGACATAA
- a CDS encoding zinc dependent phospholipase C family protein, whose amino-acid sequence MAGAYAHLTIVNKACTESELEELGLSNDSLIALEEYTTFIELGSVSPDYPYLAITEKHKKWADSMHLDMKTKSFILKGIEEVKAIENEEDKRKAFAWLCGLAGHIVTDVVIHPVVELKVGPYEGNEAEHRNCEMHQDVYIYKKITGYGDISETEQLSLFGKECSQDGDTDKLNKVISSVWGKMLEELNKEEYLNNKPEFDTWHSRFHNLVSTVEETQNFPTISRHVIGLDGGIIYPKSEEVNIEEYIENLEVTGNKTMHYDDIFNKAVLQVQQTWKVLDESVYGNGNSHLEYFADWNLDNGRTSSDELEYWA is encoded by the coding sequence ATGGCAGGAGCATATGCACACTTAACAATAGTAAATAAAGCATGTACGGAAAGTGAATTAGAAGAGTTAGGACTTAGTAATGATTCCCTCATAGCATTAGAAGAATATACAACTTTTATAGAGCTAGGTTCTGTTAGTCCAGATTATCCATATCTGGCAATTACAGAAAAACATAAAAAATGGGCAGACTCAATGCACCTAGATATGAAAACAAAATCTTTTATTTTAAAAGGTATTGAAGAAGTTAAAGCAATAGAAAATGAAGAAGATAAAAGAAAAGCTTTTGCCTGGCTTTGTGGACTTGCAGGGCATATTGTTACAGATGTAGTTATTCATCCTGTTGTTGAATTAAAAGTTGGTCCATACGAAGGAAATGAAGCAGAACACAGAAACTGTGAAATGCATCAAGATGTTTATATCTATAAAAAGATTACAGGATATGGAGACATTTCTGAAACTGAACAATTATCTTTGTTTGGTAAAGAGTGTAGTCAAGATGGTGATACTGACAAGCTAAATAAAGTTATCTCTTCAGTATGGGGGAAAATGCTTGAAGAATTAAATAAAGAAGAATACTTAAATAACAAACCAGAATTTGATACTTGGCATAGTAGATTTCATAATTTAGTATCGACAGTGGAAGAGACACAAAACTTTCCTACTATATCAAGACATGTAATAGGATTAGATGGTGGAATAATTTATCCTAAATCTGAGGAAGTAAATATTGAAGAGTATATTGAGAATTTAGAAGTTACAGGTAATAAAACTATGCATTATGATGATATTTTCAATAAAGCTGTACTACAAGTACAACAAACTTGGAAAGTTTTAGATGAATCTGTATATGGCAATGGAAATAGTCATTTAGAATATTTTGCGGATTGGAACTTAGATAATGGTAGAACATCGTCTGATGAATTAGAGTATTGGGCATAA
- a CDS encoding AAA family ATPase, whose translation MIFKNIRVKNFKGLKDISTPLSDFTCVIGENNAGKSTFIQALLLFIKGTKLTQDDFFDKDKDIFIFVEIDNIKKKDLELIDEIHRDKLEKNIDFDEKGIGSFRLVRRYSHVDYSSKLKNIKFVPKEKKFEKKEIDNLLKSKKGDELISTLKSNYAEIDDEKIDKLKTQKAAKELIEEYINTLSKDDLIEKDVPLDTGIDNSIKALFPEPIYIPAVKDLSDDMKTKDSASFGKLLNILLDVIEDDLNEAKSVFEVLRTNLNKIYDDNGKLISDKRLEKVKRIENTIQRNLNQTFKNVSIDLEVPPPEIKTILSTANIIANDGVKGPIQNKGDGFKRAITFSILRSYVELSHSEGWQKDKEQFKQKDRFLFLFEEPELYLHPKAQNILFEALSKISANHQMIVSTHSPLFFSSDATKTFIKIKKVDDGEKSYSKTLHIDLTEISNKDKFQLISFETSNHAFFSDRVVLVEGDTELIVLPHISKIIDSRYDFKNNSINLVKINGKGSFKRYKDFFKKFDLDIYFVADLDVLLDGFEKLEPSDEIKKVHSELLSIVNEKVVSIDVKPLPTRKYKDKLLKNNSKSIYEQIKDARSDDDKEKVLELLDELFSFEQKKIELVILQDKENEFNDVVLKKRELLKLLRKENIFVLESGDIESYYPEGIVSDDKPTQGQKYCEIIDSKEKLFEEYSKIDEQKIEFELIFEQIFA comes from the coding sequence ATGATTTTTAAAAATATTAGAGTTAAAAATTTTAAAGGATTAAAAGATATATCTACTCCTTTATCAGATTTTACTTGTGTAATAGGAGAAAATAATGCAGGGAAATCAACTTTTATACAAGCTTTATTACTTTTTATAAAAGGTACAAAATTAACACAAGATGATTTTTTTGATAAAGATAAGGATATCTTTATATTTGTGGAAATTGATAATATTAAAAAGAAAGATTTAGAACTAATTGATGAAATACATAGAGATAAGCTTGAAAAAAATATTGATTTTGATGAAAAAGGTATTGGTAGTTTTAGGTTAGTAAGAAGATATTCTCATGTAGATTATTCTTCTAAATTAAAGAATATAAAGTTTGTTCCGAAAGAAAAGAAGTTTGAAAAAAAAGAAATAGATAATTTGCTAAAAAGTAAAAAAGGTGATGAATTAATTTCTACATTAAAATCTAATTATGCTGAAATAGATGATGAAAAAATTGATAAGCTTAAAACACAAAAAGCAGCAAAAGAATTAATTGAAGAATATATCAATACATTATCTAAAGATGATTTAATAGAAAAAGATGTTCCTTTAGATACAGGAATTGATAATTCAATTAAAGCTTTATTTCCTGAACCCATTTATATTCCTGCTGTAAAAGATTTATCTGATGATATGAAGACAAAAGATAGTGCATCTTTTGGAAAACTTCTAAATATACTTTTAGATGTTATTGAAGATGATTTAAATGAAGCAAAAAGCGTTTTTGAAGTATTAAGAACAAATTTAAATAAAATATATGATGATAATGGTAAGCTTATCTCAGATAAAAGGTTAGAAAAGGTAAAAAGAATTGAAAATACAATACAAAGAAATTTAAACCAGACATTTAAGAACGTATCAATTGACTTAGAAGTTCCACCTCCAGAAATAAAAACTATTTTATCAACTGCAAATATAATTGCAAATGATGGAGTCAAAGGGCCAATACAAAATAAAGGTGATGGGTTTAAAAGAGCTATCACTTTTAGTATTCTAAGAAGTTATGTAGAATTGTCTCATTCTGAAGGTTGGCAAAAAGATAAAGAACAATTTAAACAAAAAGATAGATTTCTATTTTTATTTGAAGAACCAGAGTTATACTTACATCCTAAAGCTCAGAATATTTTATTTGAAGCATTATCTAAAATATCTGCTAATCATCAAATGATTGTATCTACTCATTCTCCACTTTTTTTCTCTTCTGATGCTACTAAAACTTTTATAAAAATAAAAAAAGTTGATGATGGGGAGAAATCATATTCTAAAACTTTACATATAGACTTGACTGAAATAAGTAATAAAGATAAGTTTCAATTAATTTCATTTGAAACTAGTAATCATGCATTTTTTTCAGATAGAGTTGTATTGGTTGAAGGGGATACTGAACTAATTGTACTTCCTCATATATCAAAAATAATTGATTCTAGATACGATTTTAAAAATAATTCAATTAACTTGGTCAAAATTAATGGAAAAGGAAGTTTTAAGAGATATAAAGATTTTTTTAAGAAGTTTGATTTAGATATATATTTTGTTGCAGATCTTGATGTATTATTAGATGGTTTTGAAAAGTTAGAACCAAGTGATGAAATAAAAAAAGTTCACAGTGAGTTATTGTCAATTGTAAATGAAAAAGTAGTAAGTATTGATGTAAAACCTTTACCAACAAGAAAATATAAAGATAAATTATTAAAGAATAATAGTAAAAGTATATATGAACAAATAAAAGATGCCAGAAGTGATGATGATAAAGAAAAAGTTTTAGAATTACTTGATGAATTATTTTCATTTGAACAGAAAAAGATTGAATTAGTTATTCTTCAAGATAAGGAAAATGAATTTAATGATGTTGTTTTAAAAAAAAGAGAATTATTAAAACTACTAAGAAAAGAAAATATTTTTGTACTAGAATCAGGTGATATAGAATCTTATTATCCTGAAGGAATCGTTAGTGATGATAAGCCTACTCAAGGACAAAAGTATTGTGAAATCATTGATTCAAAAGAAAAACTTTTCGAAGAATACTCTAAAATAGATGAACAAAAAATTGAATTTGAATTAATATTTGAACAAATTTTTGCTTAG
- a CDS encoding AAA family ATPase has protein sequence MKILKVRLQNINSLKGEFEIDFQEFLKDESLFAITGPTGAGKSTILDVITCALYGRTARLTNPNDLMSRHTGECLCEVEFEIKGKVYRSSWAQKRARKNPNGNFQSAKMEIVELETNKILESYLSKVPKVVEEISGLDFDRFVQSMMLAQGSFDAFLKAKENERSNLLEKITGTYIYKQISQSIYETYSSKKKEIEADEIALGSIELLEPNIVEEKTKQLETNKKEKQELDKNETELKKLSNYLETLDKLEADSQKYNQEFEQISKEKEDNKEQFTKLELANKAIRIQALNQEKNQLTNTISNDKQTLESLQKEDKELKEQIQTKEQEFKLSKQSLEKEQITYNENYKKLKELRTIKTQSDGKNQLYKQICQKISQHLQELANHFEIAFETLLSDETQIDNLYKNFSSNLDTKKEQLDTLIEQYKAIETQTKDINQKEQNTRVKLKEIETLLKALSDYETLQEQITQEQNKIKEYNTEIETQTKLNQEKTKLINQINETLNSLKQTREKELLIKNYEQDRAKLKDGQECFLCGSKEHPYINHSLNIDTEISQTLAKIKEQESYLQEQNSELNKAQINLAKLSSKLESSNLEIQKQQTTKEQIEEYFKTNDFKLQEDSKATLQEQMQFCENELKEYVTLREQKESLQAKKESLQTSVNKELQKQQQINTSINTIKELKEEQSKLKEEITKLQTQSKSILDIEDLDLFEKNIQESLDTVSKHFNSLQNHLSSLKSKDESLSKQIIQLNKKQEDDKQNLVHIKEKFEKALVEYGFNSQEEFEKANLAKEEFETLTNLCKTIEEKYTQIQTLKTDTNKKLKEHKLLEKEINPTNQNKDDTNKELQKLQSTIDQLQETIGSISKELEINTQNIKKSEDKIKQLEKKKQAFQVWVKLNDMIGSSQGDKFAKFAQGITLDQLIYLANKHLEILSPRYELQRNTESNKLLDIEIIDGFQGDAVRGVNTLSGGESFIVSLSLALGLSSLASQKISIDSLFLDEGFGTLDSDSLELALNALNQLQSSGKMVGVISHVEALKERIPLQIKVEPKGDGTSGLDLNNLI, from the coding sequence ATGAAGATACTAAAAGTAAGACTACAAAATATAAACTCCCTAAAAGGTGAGTTTGAAATAGATTTTCAAGAGTTTCTAAAAGATGAATCTCTTTTTGCCATAACAGGACCAACAGGAGCAGGGAAAAGTACAATTCTTGATGTAATCACTTGTGCTTTATATGGAAGAACAGCCAGATTAACAAACCCAAATGACTTGATGAGTAGACACACAGGTGAGTGTTTATGTGAAGTGGAATTTGAAATCAAAGGCAAAGTCTATAGAAGTTCTTGGGCTCAAAAAAGAGCAAGAAAAAACCCAAATGGGAACTTCCAATCTGCAAAGATGGAGATAGTAGAACTAGAAACAAACAAAATACTAGAATCATACCTTTCAAAAGTACCAAAAGTAGTAGAAGAGATATCAGGGCTTGATTTTGATAGATTTGTTCAATCTATGATGTTAGCCCAAGGAAGTTTTGATGCCTTTTTAAAAGCCAAAGAAAATGAGCGTTCTAATCTACTAGAAAAGATTACTGGAACATATATCTACAAACAAATCTCACAAAGTATCTATGAAACATACTCGTCAAAGAAAAAAGAGATAGAAGCTGATGAAATAGCACTAGGAAGTATAGAACTACTAGAGCCAAACATAGTAGAAGAAAAAACAAAACAACTAGAAACAAATAAAAAAGAAAAACAAGAACTAGATAAAAATGAAACCGAACTAAAAAAACTATCAAACTATCTAGAAACTCTTGATAAACTAGAAGCAGATAGCCAAAAATACAACCAAGAGTTTGAACAAATAAGCAAAGAAAAAGAAGACAACAAAGAGCAGTTTACAAAGCTAGAACTAGCAAACAAAGCCATAAGAATACAAGCTTTGAACCAAGAGAAAAACCAACTAACAAACACAATCTCAAATGATAAACAAACCCTAGAGTCTTTGCAAAAAGAGGATAAAGAGTTAAAAGAACAAATCCAAACAAAAGAGCAAGAGTTTAAACTCTCAAAACAAAGCCTTGAAAAAGAGCAAATAACATACAATGAAAACTATAAAAAACTAAAAGAGTTAAGAACTATAAAAACACAAAGTGATGGTAAAAACCAACTTTATAAGCAAATATGTCAAAAAATCTCACAACACCTACAAGAGTTAGCAAATCATTTTGAGATAGCTTTTGAAACACTTCTAAGTGACGAAACACAAATAGACAATCTATACAAAAACTTCTCATCAAATCTAGACACAAAAAAAGAGCAGTTAGATACTCTAATAGAACAATACAAAGCAATAGAAACCCAAACAAAAGATATAAACCAAAAAGAGCAAAACACAAGAGTCAAACTAAAAGAGATAGAAACACTTCTAAAAGCCCTAAGTGATTATGAAACACTACAAGAGCAAATCACACAAGAGCAAAACAAGATAAAAGAATACAACACTGAGATTGAAACACAAACAAAACTAAACCAAGAGAAAACAAAACTAATAAACCAAATAAACGAAACTCTAAACTCACTAAAACAAACAAGAGAAAAAGAGCTTCTTATCAAAAACTACGAGCAAGATAGAGCCAAACTAAAAGATGGGCAAGAGTGCTTTTTATGTGGTTCAAAAGAGCATCCATATATAAACCACTCTTTAAATATAGATACAGAGATAAGTCAAACACTAGCTAAAATAAAAGAGCAAGAAAGCTATCTACAAGAGCAAAACAGCGAACTAAACAAGGCTCAAATAAACCTAGCAAAACTTAGCTCAAAACTTGAAAGCTCAAACCTAGAAATACAAAAACAACAAACTACAAAAGAGCAAATAGAAGAGTACTTCAAAACAAACGATTTCAAACTACAAGAAGACTCAAAAGCCACACTACAAGAGCAAATGCAATTTTGCGAAAATGAGTTAAAAGAGTATGTAACTTTAAGAGAGCAAAAAGAGTCTTTACAAGCAAAAAAAGAGTCTCTACAAACATCTGTAAACAAAGAGCTACAAAAACAACAGCAGATAAACACAAGCATAAACACTATAAAAGAGTTAAAAGAGGAACAATCAAAACTAAAAGAAGAGATAACAAAGCTTCAAACCCAAAGCAAAAGTATCTTAGATATAGAAGATTTAGACCTTTTTGAAAAAAATATCCAAGAGAGTTTAGACACTGTTTCAAAACACTTTAACAGTTTGCAAAACCATCTTTCAAGCCTAAAATCAAAAGATGAATCCCTATCAAAACAGATAATCCAATTAAACAAAAAACAAGAAGATGATAAACAAAACCTAGTACACATAAAAGAGAAGTTTGAGAAAGCTTTAGTAGAGTATGGCTTCAACTCACAAGAGGAGTTTGAAAAAGCAAACTTAGCAAAAGAAGAGTTTGAAACCCTAACAAACCTATGCAAAACCATAGAAGAGAAATATACACAAATACAAACTCTAAAAACAGACACAAACAAAAAACTAAAGGAACACAAACTCTTAGAAAAAGAGATAAACCCAACAAATCAAAACAAAGATGATACAAACAAAGAGTTACAAAAACTACAAAGCACAATAGACCAACTACAAGAAACCATAGGAAGCATCTCAAAAGAGTTAGAGATAAATACCCAAAATATAAAAAAATCAGAAGACAAAATAAAACAACTTGAAAAGAAAAAACAAGCCTTCCAAGTATGGGTAAAACTAAACGATATGATAGGCTCAAGCCAAGGGGACAAGTTCGCCAAATTTGCCCAAGGTATCACCCTAGACCAACTAATCTACCTAGCAAACAAACACCTAGAAATCTTAAGCCCAAGATATGAACTTCAAAGAAATACAGAATCAAACAAACTCTTAGATATAGAGATAATTGACGGCTTCCAAGGAGACGCAGTCCGAGGTGTAAATACACTCTCAGGGGGAGAAAGCTTCATAGTAAGTCTATCTTTAGCTTTAGGACTTTCAAGTCTAGCAAGCCAAAAGATAAGTATAGACTCACTTTTCCTAGATGAAGGGTTTGGAACACTAGATAGCGATAGCCTAGAACTAGCACTAAATGCACTAAATCAATTACAAAGCTCAGGAAAAATGGTAGGTGTGATTTCCCATGTGGAAGCACTAAAAGAGCGAATTCCATTGCAGATAAAGGTTGAGCCTAAGGGTGATGGGACGAGTGGTTTGGATTTGAATAATTTAATATAA